The Pseudoalteromonas translucida KMM 520 genome has a window encoding:
- the tldD gene encoding metalloprotease TldD, with the protein MNTVEQHLLHDSQLNREELEKTLAYIHQHKVDYADLYFQSSHHESWVLEDGLVKEGSYNVERGVGVRAVSGEKTGFSYSDAITLEALNKAATAARSIADAGENKSIQVFSDVTAKQQFAPHQPISSMSDTDKVNLLRELENYIRELAPDAEQVISSMSAVYEEVLIAASDGTFATDIRPLIRLNCSVLLEKNGRRERGGAGGGARLDYGYFKELVDGKPRWMEFAEEAVRQAKVNLEAIDAPAGTMEVVLGNGWPGVLLHEAVGHGLEGDFNRKGASAFSGKVGQKVASELCTVVDDGTMADRRGSLNVDDEGTPAAYNVLIENGILKGYMQDKMNARLMGVSPTGNARRESYAHLPMPRMTNTYMLGGEHSQADIISSVKKGVFAPNFGGGQVDITSGKFVFSASEAYLIENGKITQPIKGATLIGNGPEVMQQISMVGNDLALDKGVGVCGKDGQSVPVGVGQPSLKIDKLTVGGTA; encoded by the coding sequence ATGAATACGGTTGAACAGCATTTATTACACGACAGCCAGCTAAATCGAGAAGAACTCGAAAAAACGCTCGCCTACATTCATCAACATAAAGTGGATTACGCTGATTTATACTTTCAATCAAGTCACCATGAGTCATGGGTACTTGAAGACGGCTTAGTAAAAGAAGGTTCATACAATGTTGAGCGAGGCGTAGGTGTACGCGCAGTAAGCGGCGAAAAAACCGGCTTTTCGTACTCAGATGCAATCACCCTAGAGGCACTTAATAAAGCCGCAACTGCAGCGCGTAGCATTGCCGATGCCGGTGAAAATAAATCAATTCAAGTGTTTAGCGATGTAACTGCAAAGCAGCAGTTTGCCCCGCACCAGCCAATTTCAAGTATGAGCGATACCGATAAAGTAAACTTGTTACGTGAGCTTGAAAACTATATTCGTGAACTCGCACCCGACGCAGAGCAAGTAATAAGTTCAATGTCGGCCGTATACGAAGAAGTACTTATTGCCGCTAGCGACGGTACTTTTGCCACCGATATTCGCCCACTTATTCGTTTAAATTGCTCAGTACTACTTGAAAAAAATGGTCGCCGTGAACGTGGTGGTGCCGGTGGTGGTGCGCGTTTAGATTATGGTTATTTTAAAGAGTTGGTAGATGGTAAACCACGTTGGATGGAGTTTGCAGAAGAGGCAGTGCGCCAAGCAAAAGTAAATTTAGAAGCCATTGATGCGCCAGCCGGAACCATGGAAGTGGTACTTGGAAATGGCTGGCCAGGTGTATTATTACACGAAGCCGTAGGCCACGGCCTAGAGGGCGACTTTAACCGTAAAGGCGCGTCGGCGTTTAGCGGCAAAGTAGGGCAAAAAGTAGCGTCTGAGCTATGTACAGTGGTTGATGATGGCACCATGGCTGATCGTCGTGGCTCACTTAACGTAGACGACGAAGGCACACCTGCGGCTTATAACGTACTTATCGAAAACGGTATTTTAAAAGGCTACATGCAAGATAAAATGAACGCGCGCCTAATGGGGGTTAGCCCAACGGGTAACGCACGTCGTGAATCGTACGCACATTTACCTATGCCACGCATGACCAACACTTACATGTTAGGCGGTGAACACAGCCAAGCAGATATTATCAGTAGTGTTAAAAAAGGCGTGTTTGCGCCTAATTTTGGTGGCGGACAAGTTGATATAACGTCAGGTAAATTTGTATTTAGCGCATCAGAAGCCTATTTAATCGAAAACGGTAAAATTACCCAACCAATTAAAGGCGCAACCTTAATAGGTAACGGCCCAGAAGTAATGCAGCAAATATCTATGGTAGGTAACGACCTAGCGCTCGATAAAGGCGTTGGCGTGTGCGGCAAAGACGGCCAAAGTGTTCCTGTTGGGGTAGGCCAACCTAGTTTGAAAATAGACAAATTAACGGTAGGCGGAACAGCTTAA